The following are from one region of the Marinomonas sp. CT5 genome:
- the rpsG gene encoding 30S ribosomal protein S7 has translation MPRRRVVAKREILPDPKHGSQILAKFINHVMVSGKKSVAESIVYDALDTIAARAKTEEPMAIFEKALESIQPMVEVKSRRVGGATYQVPVEVRPARRAALSMRWLVDASRKRGEKSMALRLAGEILDAAENKGSAVKKREDVHRMAEANKAFSHYRF, from the coding sequence ATGCCTAGAAGACGCGTCGTCGCTAAGCGTGAGATCCTTCCGGATCCTAAACACGGAAGCCAGATTCTCGCTAAATTCATTAACCATGTAATGGTTAGTGGTAAGAAATCTGTTGCAGAAAGCATTGTTTATGATGCTCTTGATACTATTGCAGCACGTGCTAAGACTGAAGAGCCTATGGCTATCTTCGAAAAAGCACTAGAGTCTATCCAGCCAATGGTTGAGGTTAAATCTCGCCGTGTTGGTGGTGCTACTTACCAAGTTCCTGTAGAAGTTCGTCCAGCTCGCCGCGCAGCTTTATCTATGCGTTGGTTGGTTGATGCTTCTCGTAAGCGTGGTGAAAAATCCATGGCTTTGCGTTTGGCTGGCGAAATCTTAGATGCTGCTGAAAACAAAGGTTCTGCTGTTAAGAAACGTGAAGACGTTCACCGTATGGCAGAAGCGAACAAAGCATTCTCTCACTACCGTTTCTAA